A region from the Misgurnus anguillicaudatus chromosome 7, ASM2758022v2, whole genome shotgun sequence genome encodes:
- the calm1a gene encoding calmodulin-1a — protein MADQLTEEQIAEFKEAFSLFDKDGDGTITTKELGTVMRSLGQNPTEAELQDMINEVDADGNGTIDFPEFLTMMARKMKDTDSEEEIREAFRVFDKDGNGYISAAELRHVMTNLGEKLTDEEVDEMIREADIDGDGQVNYEEFVQMMTAK, from the exons ATG GCTGACCAACTTACCGAGGAGCAAATTGCTG AATTTAAGGAGGCGTTCTCCTTGTTTGATAAGGATGGCGATGGTACCATCACTACTAAAGAACTTGGCACGGTGATGCGATCTCTCGGACAAAACCCCACAGAAGCTGAATTGCAAGACATGATTAACGAAGTGGACGCTGATG GTAATGGAACCATTGACTTTCCAGAGTTTTTGACGATGATGGCTCGTAAAATGAAAGATACAGATAGCGAGGAGGAGATCCGCGAGGCTTTCCGAGTCTTCGACAAG GATGGAAACGGCTACATCAGCGCAGCAGAGCTTCGCCACGTCATGACGAACTTGGGCGAGAAGCTGACGGATGAAGAGGTGGACGAGATGATCAGAGAAGCTGACATCGACGGCGACGGTCAAGTCAATTATGAAG AGTTTGTACAAATGATGACGGCAAAGTGA